TCAGTGGAGCCTCCTGATATCATCTTAATCAGCCCCATGGCAGGGGATGAAATCTTCTTCTTCTCGGGCTCTTGCTCTCTTCTTCTACCCGGATCACCCCTCGGATTACTCCTCGAATCTCTTCCCCTAGAGCTGGACTCTTGCTGCCGAGATGTCCAAGGTGGAAATCTCGGCTTTTTGTTGGCTTGGTTATGTCCCTGGTTGGATGGTGGGACATAATTTCTTTTCAAGGTCTGGCAGTCCTCAGTGTTATGATAACACACCCGATGAAGGGCACAAAATCCATTCCTCTCAGGCCGGGCTAACTGGTGGTCCGGGGCCAAATCCTGGCTGCATTCCTGAACCTCCCTGTCCCGGGTAATCTTTAAGGGCACATGATGAGAAAAATGCCCCAGATTACCCCTCCTCTGTCCCTTCTCCTCCGGTTTAGGCACACGGTCTCCCTTCTTCCTTCTTACAGCCTCCCTCTTCTGCTTCTGAGCTTCCTCCATGTTAATGTATTTCTCTGCCCAGGACAATAAGTCCCCAAAGTCCCCAGGCACCTTCTTGGTCAACGACCTGAAAAATTCACCCTCCCTCAGACCCTGGGTGAATGCAGTAGTCTTTGTATCGGTGGCACAGGTGGGAACATCCAGAGCAACTCTATTGAACCTCCTGATGTAAGCCCTCAAGCTCTCCTCAGGCCTTTGCTTAACTTCAAAGAGGCTAAAAGCAGTCTTCTTATATTTCTTGCTGCTGCTGAAATGGTGTAAAAACACCTTCTGGAAGTCCTTGAATGAATTAATATTTTGAGGCTACGTTTGGTTTGgaggataaaataataaaatgattaagagagaaatgataaaaagaatgattgaagtagataatgataaaataatattatgtttggtatgattgttAAAAATGggataaataataatcttttgatgaattgacaaaattgcccttccAGTTTTGTGGCGGCGGTCAACGGCGGCGCTGATCAACGGTGGTCGGCCGGCAGGAAGCGACGGCGGCAACGGGGCGACGGGGACAACGACGGCGGTCGGTCGACAGGAGGAGGCGGCAACGGTCGGCGGTGGTCGGCAACGGTCGGCGGCGGTCGGCTGGCGGCGACGGTCGGAGGTGATCGGCGACAGTGGCCGGCGGTGGTCGGCCGACGGTCGGTGGAGGGAAGTTGTtgtgagtttggatttaggagaagggtaaaattggaaaaataggatGGATTGAGAGtgagataaataatcctagggggtgaggagtgattattttatcaaacctaatataacctaatcattcataggagggattgacttggttaaataaaaaacgtATCAAACATGTGATTAGGtgagtttaaaaaaattaaacccaCATAATCACCCAAACCAAATGCTGCGTGAGGGGACAACCCCTCAAACCACCTCTGAGCTGAGTCCACCAAAGTTATCAGGTACACCTTACACTTGATTCTATCAGTGTAACAGTATAATatggccatattttcaaacctGGCAAAGTGCTCCTCGGGGTCCGCATTCCGTCGTAATCTTTTACTTTTGAAGACTTGAAGTTCCCGGGAAGAGGTTCCCGGACAATGACTTCAGCAAATGGACATCCTTTAGCGATTGCCCGAGGAGTACCCCGGCTTTCCAACTGCCCTTCCAAGACCTTCATTTTCTGCCTTAACTCTAACAACTCTTCCACCACAGTTGGGGATTTTGACCCAGCACTAGATTCCCCGTCCTCCTCTCTCATTTCCTCCTCCCTCCTTCCTTGATCCTGCTCTCTCCCTGGAATGGTaactgaaaggggatcggttacggtgaccggaagcgcaacggaagttaaaaattttgatttttcatgaaGAAATTTTTGGCCACCTCAtgatattgtgtagcaaatacaataaaacaccaaaaatcatacatagggtgttttagaatttacctatcaatctcaagagattgatgaatggcaccaaccaaattgtaaacaacttggctcttcaaggatgacaagtctacaagctctccttccttcaaaaattaggcccaccacttgctaggtaaatcccctcttaatttgcactagaaaattaagaggatttttcaaagagaagtaagtgttttcaacaattgaagaacacaaaaatgagagaacaagttgcaaaatttcggccaaggtggtgttgaatgagggaggatgagttgtcttggtagtgcaaaaagttgatccaaaaaggttgcatgccatgcattattttagtcaaaagtattctccaacctttcatctcccaagcatgcatatcaagtgggcttgtaacaattacaaggcccatggacttttatttaaatgtcccaaacatatttgagcccatttatagtttacttgattttactcaagcccactagttaaataattatttccaattgggctctacaaggcccaatgttatttaattatttcaacacttgaattaatttaattatttggact
The sequence above is a segment of the Primulina tabacum isolate GXHZ01 chromosome 6, ASM2559414v2, whole genome shotgun sequence genome. Coding sequences within it:
- the LOC142550057 gene encoding uncharacterized protein LOC142550057 is translated as MREEDGESSAGSKSPTVVEELLELRQKMKVLEGQLESRGTPRAIAKGCPFAEVIVREPLPGNFKSSKVKDYDGMRTPRSTLPAQRWFEGLSPHAAFGLGDYPQNINSFKDFQKVFLHHFSSSKKYKKTAFSLFEVKQRPEESLRAYIRRFNRVALDVPTCATDTKTTAFTQGLREGEFFRSLTKKVPGDFGDLLSWAEKYINMEEAQKQKREAVRRKKGDRVPKPEEKGQRRGNLGHFSHHVPLKITRDREVQECSQDLAPDHQLARPERNGFCALHRVCYHNTEDCQTLKRNYVPPSNQGHNQANKKPRFPPWTSRQQESSSRGRDSRSNPRGDPGRRREQEPEKKKISSPAMGLIKMISGGSTDGDPNRARKSRSRRDCMEVEGVKRSEAVISFGTEDLKGVNLPHNDALVIKARVANYDILRVFVDSGSSVNVIFKEALVQMDLQGFQL